The sequence below is a genomic window from Stigmatopora nigra isolate UIUO_SnigA chromosome 16, RoL_Snig_1.1, whole genome shotgun sequence.
ATAGCCTGTtatgttattatattatttcaggttataattatctgaaaaactcTTATGTTAACATTTGCCTATTTAGCTAGTTATTCTTCATTTCATTACTGATAATTTAACATGTTTGTTGGTTTCTAATAAGATAAAACTGCCCTCCTAAAAATACAACCTACACACCAGTGCGACTCTTATATtcctttttcctcttcattgtcTATTTCAGCGATACTCACAGGCGATTTGTCCTAATACTGGGTTTCCCACTAGACATTACTAATATTGCTTGCACAGTCAACGTATcctctcacaaaaaaaatatttttcgaaATACTCTCCCTACATGGTGTCCGCTTGGTAAAAATACTCATATCCAGATAGTAACCCTACTTCAATGAGGTAGCatgtatatttcaatttttgcaAGTCAATTTTTGCTCAGTATTCCCCctgttctttctttctctttgccCCTACAACATATTTGTGTCTTCACTGCATTCTATGaataaacaacacattttttttaaatacactaaaCTCCCATGTAGCACATTAAAACTTCCAGCCTTTAAAGAAACTATTTCTATTATATTTCTATTTCCAAAAAGATGTAGAGGataaaagatgacaaaaaaacattaaaagcacattttaaacaaatgaaagtgAATAATACATTTGTAATAATTGGATGTGAATTGTTACCagtttgcttttgtttcataATGCCTAATAGGCTTTTTGTCTGGAAATTGCATAGTCTACAATCTACATCATTCCACTTATTCCCCCAACTGAccatttggttttttttcaatggatttTGAGACATAACCTTGCTCTATATCAAATGTGCTCCCAATTAGATTAGTACTTGGAACTTTCTTTAAATTGgctttttgtgttcattttgttaCAAGATCCTTCATCCATAAAGATTAACGAGCCTCAGAGAAAGTTGCTAGTGCCACTGAGTTTCACAAATGGGGGATAATGAGCTAATCAGGTGTCTTCTTTTGCTATTTTGGGAAATGTCTGAATCCTCAACATTTGCCAATACTTTTTGAGAATGgttcctgtacattttggaaaatgagtGATCTAAAGCAGCTGTCTGTTATTACCAATTCCTTTCGTCTTCATCTTAAATCATTAAActttcccaaaaatattttcatcaaccttttttattaatttaagcactttataatttttactagATCATCCAGAGGCGGAAGCGCTCAGAGATGCAGACAGAATATGACTTTGTCTGGCCTCAATCTCAGTCCTTGAATCAGACCAGTGATCAAACTTCACCTTCGCACCCTCAAACATCTTCACAAGGATCTTCTGACCCCCTCAAGACGTCCTTCACCCTCTCGGTTAGTCAGTGTCTCCACACAAGCATACTAATTACAGTGTTCGCAATTTAGAATGATTGCTTACAGGGAGCCagcatgcatgtgtatacaatGTATCCTCtcggattttttttcaacacctGAGgcagaaatacatttaaataaatacagtttAAAGAATTTTAGACATTACTTATATATACATCCATTCATATTccaaaccactttatcctcactagggccgcgggggctgctggaggctatcccagctgacttcggccaTAGGTGGCGGACATCCtcaattgatggccagccaatcacagagcacaaagagaaagacagaaatgtacgctcacagtcatacctaggggcaatatagtgtccaatcagcctaccatgcatgtctttggaatgtgggaggaaaccggagcaggcccggggagaacatgcaaactccacacaggtggaccgacctggatttgagcctaggaccccagagctgtggggctgacacgctaaccactgaaACTTACCCTGCATGATTtcgcaatgtgggaggaaactgaagttcCCGGAAAAAGCCTTCGCAACTAAAATAATTGGAGAATACCCACGTCCAAATCcgtgatcaaaccctcgatctcagaacagtggggctgatgcgctaaccactgaaAAACCTTATCTGTTAATCTCACTTTCCATATTATTTAAATCACAACTACTGAGTCATTAgggcaaaaataaaatgaaataaataaataggcagCCCGCACTTGATTGTAATATTTACTACATACTTTTGACAGCAGTGACAGTTGTCAACATCCTGTACTCGAACAAATCATCAAAGTAGGCCTCCCAGAGCCTCCTCGCTTCATCACCCACTGTCGCGATCAAAGTGGTGTGCAATGCGCTTGGATTTTTCCTCAGCAGCTCAGCGCACCACAGGACAGCCTCCATTTATCAGCTTCACTTCAAACATACTCAATTAGACACGCTTGCATGCAGAGATGCGCATTGGGATCCTTGTTTTGTGGTGCATGTTCACAGATATCTCAGCATTGCATCTGTTTCCAGTTGCTGAACCTTTCTAATTATTAGCGATTTACTGACTCGCTTTTAGCCCCATCTACTGCTCAGAATTTTCAGGCTCTTTGATTTTCACCGAGTTTCAAAATTTAACTTTCAAGTGGATTTATATGGAATTCCAGTAatgacaaaatttaaaaaatacataaaaaaataggaatgagCTACCCCGAAGAATTTAGTGCTAATTCTAATAATATTGTATGCCTTCCCATTCTAATCTGGCATGTTGATCGTCATGTACATTTGtacctgtgtgtttgtgtgtattttcagcGCTCACGTTCAGCCTTCTCCCTCACCAGTGACGACTCTCCTGAAAAACCTCCACAGGACGAGTCTGTGGGTGTGGGAGGCAGCTCTCAAGAGTACTCCTCTCTGAAGAGGGAGCCCAAAGCCACATCGCTGCCCACCTGGAAGAGTGTTGACCGTCTGGATAATACCAGTAATTACATTTATTCCTTGTATGCCACCAGGTTTCTTTAAATTTATTGGAATTTATTCCATGTCCTGATTGCTGgggaatgttttaatttttttaagacttgatttttttagaataagaatgtattttgttttgttcaggAAAAGGGATTACGGTTTTCCATtagtaaaatgttaaaatgttaccttgaattgaattgagATATGAGTGGAGGTCATGTATGTTTCTACCACCCATTTATTGTTACTATGACAATTATTTTCCGTATTACTTATCCTTAAGTGTGGTAAGGGGTGCTATAGCCCAAGTATTGGCAGCAGGcgtattttcccccaaaattaaTCACTTATTTCTATAGATTTTCTGGGCCAGCAACTTATACGCAGGTGCAAGTTGTATAACggtattatatttaattttcattgCCACTGAGTTAGTGTTGAGATACCTTAAAGAAAAATCAGGACTTGATtacatttcccccaaaataattTGGTGCGACTTTTCTTCTTGAGGTGTGTTTTATACCCAGAAGTATTCTGTAAAAGATAATAATTCCAGTATTTCATAGTATTTCATTTACTCGATCTTTCCTCTAATTATTTCAGGTGCATCATCAGTTCTCCAAAGTCCCGACGGCAATTGGATAGCTCTCCACAGTTCTCAGCTTTCTCGTCCAAGCCTCCTCACCAAGAGGAAAAGCCTGGTGTTCAGCGTCTTGGAGAAGGAATCTGGTGTTGTCTCAGCTTACGACGAGATGGGTTCTGACTCCGAGGACGACGATCAAGGCAGCTGGGGAGCAGCATTACAACAGTTCCGCCGCAAGATGTCCGATGAGACTTATTACACCGACTCGCAGCATGACCCCGAGTGGACGTATACGCAGCACCTGCCCGTGACCTCCCCTTCATCGGGCCAGTACACGAACACAGAAACCCTCAATTCTGACTCGGAGGCATCATCGGCACGATCCTCGTGTCCTCGGAAACCACCTCAAAACCTGCTGAGGAAGAAAGGACCATCGGAAACTCACCTACACCCGTACCACCAACCACTGTATCACCAACAACTTCACCAAAACCTCTCTCCATATCCGCTTGTCTCGGGGGCACTAGATGTGAATTTTAACCCCAAGGTGGGTATACCTCATGACTttcaatattttacattttatttcagtaAAGCATATACGGTATAACCAGCAGAAATAATACAACGTATGAACATGACATGATACGACCACTATTCGTTCCACGACCAAGCTTGTAACATTAATTTACTCGTctcataaatgtatattttctccATAAGAAAATCCAGTGAATGCatgcaatacttttttttttacaattttaaccCCTATTAATAGATAATAATTCAATAGAATATCCAAAATACTGTCCTTTCTTAATAGGTTTCTGTCAAACATTGACAGAAGCTACTAATGTGAATGTGATGATATAAGTAAATTTGCATGTTATCTATAGTTTGTGATAGATTGGCAGACACCCAGCAGAATGCTTTGCAGCACAGGTTCAATGTATTTAGCCATTAAGCATGTGTATGTAGATACATAATACTGAAATATCAACtagctgttgttgttattatgatCTTATGTACAACTCCTGCCTTTCCCTTCTTTAGTGAATTGAGTCAAAtgaatgtaatttcccgaatacgggatgaataaagttatccaatccaatccaatccaaatttccccaaaaagaTTTGGTTTAGCAGATACTGATTGGTAAACACCATCTCTTGCCCTTTGCAGGTGACTGGGGACAGCAGTGAAGCTGAAGAAAGGCAAAACGACCCAGTTAGAAGGTCACGGAGGCGCCGCAAAAGCAAGAGGGATTCATCAAACGAGAGCAGGACTGAGAGCCAGAACTGCTCACAGTCCATTCAGGTAACACATTCATCGGTGTCATggtttttttaacaaagctgGTAGTAACATTACATGCACAATTTCTGTGTGAGTCTTGATTATCTATTTTTAGTTATACCCTTTGacatgatttttaaaattcatttagtCTGTAAAAATTAGTGAAAGTGCGACTTAAACTAATATTTTGTGTGTTAACATTTTTCCCTTTGGTTTTCTTCTCAATGACATACTCAAGAGGGACTTAAACGAAGATCAGGGTGTACCTGACGCTGTGCCTATGAGCACGGCAGCACCAGATGCCTTCACGTTAGATGCCATCACACCAGAGTCACAAGACTTGGATAAAGTTGCCCCAATTTCAGTCGACCCACGATGCCCTGTTCCAACCCACCCTATTGCTCCGGTGCCCCATTACAACACAGGACCAGTTTCTGACTCAGCAGACTTTTTGAAGGAAGAACTGCAGTCCAGGATCAGTAAACTGGTCAGGAGCCGCACCCACAGCAGAGAGAGCAACTCATCCGTGGAGGAGTGGCCCTCTCATATACAAACTGAGGTGGAAAGTGCCAAACCGAAGCCGCCGAAAGACACGGACCGAAAGAAACCCCAGTCAAGTGTCAGATTGAGAGAGAACGCGACTGAACCAGACGGTCAAGTGAATGGCCAAGAGATGACAAGTAGTGAGAGGTTGATAAAAAGCCCGCCACTAAGCGCGGAAGGCCGAGTGAAGGAGAGAAGGTCAGAGAAGCGGGTCGGGAGTTCAGAGGAGACTGCAGTTGATAAAGAGCAAAAACGAGGAGAgcgaaagaaaaacaagagaCAACACAGACGAGAATTGGAGAAGGAGATGTCAGAATGGAAGAGTGTGGCCAACTCACCTGCTGTTACACCAACTTCCCAGGAGGGAGTGCTATCTGACAACCAGGTAAAGAGTTGATTGAAAATAGGGATTGTGAGCCTGATGTCTTGCTTGCCTTCTTATTTTACACGTGTTTCTTTTCCATCACTAGTGTGATATAACCTTCACGATGGCCCCCTTTAGCCACGTTctctattttgctttttttgtgactCACTTGTGTGTGCAAATGAAACTCAATGAcgtggaggaggagaaggaggagcagGTTTCAGCACaggaagaaaatattttaatgcacTTTTATTTTATCTACCATACCAGAATTCTGTTATCGTCGTGATTGTCATATATCCTTCCGTCGTTTCCTTGACGTCAATGACCTATGC
It includes:
- the myripb gene encoding rab effector MyRIP, with the protein product MGRRLDLSGLTDDEAEHVLKVVQRDMKLRKKEEVRLSEMKQELVEEGSRCSILSKQHRFNEHCCIRCCAPFTFLLNPKRECLDCQYNVCKACCIYNKKDKAWLCSACQKGRVLRTQSLEWYYTNVKRRFKRFGSAKVLKTLYRKHIIERGALSDLPESSVHEGSFGNDNDGSICGSDSVFYKQSEGHSMAETLTVALRVAEEAIEEAIAKAEEFSDSLEKQNEARYLRDHKEELIEELATTIVQKIIQRRKRSEMQTEYDFVWPQSQSLNQTSDQTSPSHPQTSSQGSSDPLKTSFTLSRSRSAFSLTSDDSPEKPPQDESVGVGGSSQEYSSLKREPKATSLPTWKSVDRLDNTSASSVLQSPDGNWIALHSSQLSRPSLLTKRKSLVFSVLEKESGVVSAYDEMGSDSEDDDQGSWGAALQQFRRKMSDETYYTDSQHDPEWTYTQHLPVTSPSSGQYTNTETLNSDSEASSARSSCPRKPPQNLLRKKGPSETHLHPYHQPLYHQQLHQNLSPYPLVSGALDVNFNPKVTGDSSEAEERQNDPVRRSRRRRKSKRDSSNESRTESQNCSQSIQRDLNEDQGVPDAVPMSTAAPDAFTLDAITPESQDLDKVAPISVDPRCPVPTHPIAPVPHYNTGPVSDSADFLKEELQSRISKLVRSRTHSRESNSSVEEWPSHIQTEVESAKPKPPKDTDRKKPQSSVRLRENATEPDGQVNGQEMTSSERLIKSPPLSAEGRVKERRSEKRVGSSEETAVDKEQKRGERKKNKRQHRRELEKEMSEWKSVANSPAVTPTSQEGVLSDNQKFSAASLCSITTEVLKVLNATEELISEAGGDGSTPSESQCASTISSSSETRKLDQRLTKMEENVYLAAGAVYGLEGALGDLEQCARNISSGTTDTELAFLEDQVATAAAQVQQSEMQVSNIEARISALKTAGLNVTVCNHFSKFKPTAKPQTLDTSRHQRRKLPAPPLKDTK